A stretch of Aerococcus christensenii DNA encodes these proteins:
- a CDS encoding cell division protein FtsQ/DivIB, producing MLDWNEEAKRSAKRRFEQEQMKRHQTEKEDSEKKDDAESPYKKAKTDPFSKANEENFSTEKQEGILDKCDQLLKKRNLHHLYRKKKESLQKKASLKDKEVPEKEHVSFIKKGFHWPSFGIGLCCVGIIAFSSWWLSPFNRVQGLTVSGNRLVADEQLLFTSGLKPNMSYLGIEKETPVVTERLRAQYPSVQKAQVIAEDNFSVRLNVQEFRAVGYIDKEDFKCPVLENQQTLTDPLPYGEQDVPNLVGFGEDEIPELASQLGKLSDDILAQIEEVDNVSDEIYQHHIAFKMKDGNIVVGFVESFAKRMQYYNQIVKSLKNQKGIINMEVGIFFEVKTPLTDPFASPEERERYIQRYGRPYRTRKDLEKEKSRGDENKDKVKKRSTSIQDKEWNEKQTEESTSVEKPKRRQPVQN from the coding sequence ATGCTTGATTGGAATGAAGAAGCGAAACGTTCTGCTAAGCGGCGCTTTGAACAGGAACAAATGAAGCGCCATCAGACAGAAAAAGAAGATTCAGAGAAAAAGGATGATGCTGAAAGTCCTTATAAAAAAGCAAAAACAGATCCTTTTTCAAAGGCAAATGAAGAAAACTTTTCTACAGAAAAACAAGAAGGAATTTTGGATAAGTGTGATCAGCTTTTAAAGAAAAGAAACTTACATCACCTTTACAGAAAGAAGAAAGAAAGTCTTCAAAAGAAAGCTTCATTAAAAGATAAAGAAGTTCCTGAAAAAGAACATGTCTCCTTTATCAAAAAAGGATTTCACTGGCCTTCTTTTGGGATAGGACTCTGTTGCGTAGGAATCATTGCTTTCTCTTCCTGGTGGCTTTCTCCGTTTAATCGGGTACAAGGTCTTACAGTGAGCGGGAATCGATTGGTTGCGGATGAACAACTTTTATTCACTTCTGGTTTAAAACCGAATATGTCTTATTTAGGCATTGAAAAGGAAACTCCTGTAGTAACTGAGCGCTTACGGGCACAATATCCGAGTGTTCAAAAGGCACAAGTGATTGCCGAAGATAATTTTTCGGTTCGACTCAATGTTCAAGAATTTCGAGCAGTCGGATATATCGATAAGGAAGATTTTAAGTGCCCTGTGTTAGAAAACCAACAAACACTAACAGATCCCTTGCCTTATGGGGAACAAGATGTTCCTAATTTGGTTGGATTTGGGGAAGATGAAATACCAGAGTTAGCGAGTCAGTTAGGCAAGCTAAGTGATGATATTCTTGCTCAAATCGAAGAAGTGGACAATGTTTCTGATGAAATTTATCAACACCATATTGCGTTTAAGATGAAAGATGGCAATATTGTCGTTGGTTTTGTGGAATCTTTTGCAAAAAGAATGCAATACTATAATCAAATTGTTAAGAGTCTTAAGAATCAAAAGGGAATCATTAATATGGAAGTTGGTATTTTCTTCGAAGTGAAGACTCCGCTAACAGATCCCTTTGCTTCTCCAGAAGAAAGAGAACGCTATATTCAACGTTATGGCAGACCTTATCGCACGCGAAAAGATCTTGAAAAAGAAAAGAGCCGTGGGGATGAAAATAAAGATAAAGTCAAAAAACGTTCCACTAGTATTCAAGATAAAGAATGGAATGAAAAGCAAACGGAAGAGTCAACATCTGTCGAAAAACCCAAACGGCGTCAACCGGTTCAGAATTAA
- the murG gene encoding undecaprenyldiphospho-muramoylpentapeptide beta-N-acetylglucosaminyltransferase: MRVVLSGGGTGGHIYPALALRKELLKHYPDAEFLYVGTAKGLESRIVPSQNIPFKTIHIQGLKRSFSLENLKTVTCMLESIRVSKRYLKGFQPDIVIGTGGYVCAPVLYAAARLGIPTVIHEQNSVAGITNKFLSRYVDKICICYEEVKESFSKKAQRKIVFTGNPRAQEVAERTEKADLTEFGLRNDRPTLLIFGGSRGAQRINQVVEEMLPELKDQPYQTLIATGEIYYKELMTRYPDIQQMDKVKVVSYIHNMPSLLRKVDLVVCRSGATTLTELTAVGTPSILIPSPNVTNNHQQHNAESLAKRDAAIMILEENLSAHRLLTTIDDLMSNPGKCIEMSHQSKKMGVPDASDRIISVIEKLIK; this comes from the coding sequence ATGCGAGTTGTATTATCAGGCGGAGGAACAGGGGGACATATTTATCCAGCTTTAGCCTTAAGAAAAGAGTTGTTAAAACACTATCCAGATGCTGAATTTCTATATGTTGGAACGGCTAAGGGATTAGAAAGTCGGATTGTTCCTAGTCAAAATATTCCTTTTAAAACGATTCATATTCAGGGACTTAAGCGCTCATTTTCTTTAGAGAATTTAAAGACAGTGACTTGTATGTTGGAAAGTATTCGAGTGTCTAAGCGTTACCTCAAAGGATTTCAACCAGACATTGTCATTGGAACAGGGGGATATGTTTGCGCGCCAGTTCTCTATGCAGCAGCGCGCTTAGGGATCCCTACTGTGATTCATGAACAGAATAGCGTCGCAGGAATTACTAATAAGTTCTTGAGCCGCTATGTAGATAAGATCTGCATCTGTTATGAAGAAGTGAAGGAAAGCTTTTCTAAAAAAGCCCAAAGGAAGATTGTCTTTACAGGCAATCCTCGGGCCCAAGAAGTAGCGGAGCGAACAGAAAAAGCAGATCTTACGGAATTTGGATTACGAAATGACCGCCCTACTCTTTTAATTTTTGGAGGGAGTCGGGGGGCTCAACGTATTAATCAAGTCGTAGAAGAAATGCTCCCTGAACTCAAAGATCAACCTTACCAGACTTTGATTGCAACAGGGGAGATCTATTATAAAGAGTTAATGACGCGCTATCCAGATATCCAGCAAATGGACAAGGTAAAAGTCGTTTCTTATATCCACAATATGCCAAGCTTGCTAAGAAAAGTGGACCTTGTGGTTTGTCGAAGTGGGGCAACGACTTTAACAGAGCTAACCGCTGTAGGAACACCAAGTATTTTGATTCCAAGTCCGAATGTTACGAATAATCATCAACAACATAATGCGGAAAGCTTGGCTAAAAGAGATGCAGCGATTATGATTCTGGAAGAAAATTTATCGGCTCATCGTTTGTTAACTACTATCGATGATCTTATGTCCAATCCAGGAAAATGTATCGAAATGAGTCATCAATCAAAAAAGATGGGCGTTCCAGATGCGAGTGATCGCATAATTTCGGTGATTGAAAAATTGATAAAATAA
- the murD gene encoding UDP-N-acetylmuramoyl-L-alanine--D-glutamate ligase — MEEQERQCEQMVNKKVLVLGLAKTGVSVVNWLTQMGALVTVNDKCPLDQNKAAQDLIEKDVRVITGGHPIELLDEDFAFMVKNPGIPYTNPLVKRALEMGLPVYTDIELVEWLHRGTIVGITGSNGKTTTTSLTGAILKADKSFSGRTEVAGNIGIPALDIAPQLTSKDRLVLELSSFQLMGTKTFRPNIAAIIDIYPTHLDYHGNLENYIAAKWHITANQGPEDVLFLNYDQEVLWSRRYQTQAKVIPFSLETPLEDGIWYNTSEGKIFWKKEAVMDRADLFLPGDHNVQNALVAIGIAKVLGVSNAVIQETCRQFTGVKHRIQYVQTVNKRKFYNDSKATNNEACMTALKSFNQSLVWIAGGLDRGNSIDELLPYLKNVHAAVVMGETQEKFAQLVKKAGITQLEYAKDIEEATQKAYAMSKEDDIILLSPACASWDQYPNFEVRGDRFIQAISQLENL; from the coding sequence ATGGAAGAACAAGAGAGACAATGTGAACAAATGGTTAACAAGAAGGTATTGGTATTAGGCTTAGCAAAAACGGGCGTCAGTGTAGTGAATTGGCTTACGCAAATGGGCGCTCTTGTTACGGTTAATGATAAGTGCCCATTAGATCAAAATAAGGCGGCACAAGATCTTATTGAAAAGGATGTTCGTGTGATTACAGGAGGCCATCCGATTGAATTACTAGATGAGGATTTTGCTTTTATGGTTAAAAATCCCGGAATCCCCTATACTAATCCTTTGGTAAAACGGGCGTTAGAAATGGGTTTGCCTGTCTATACAGATATTGAATTAGTAGAGTGGCTTCATCGGGGAACGATTGTCGGAATCACTGGTTCTAACGGGAAAACCACAACAACTTCTTTGACAGGAGCTATCCTCAAAGCGGATAAAAGTTTTTCTGGTCGAACAGAAGTGGCAGGAAATATCGGTATTCCTGCCTTAGATATTGCTCCTCAATTGACTTCAAAAGATCGTCTAGTTTTAGAGCTCTCCAGCTTCCAGTTAATGGGAACAAAGACTTTCCGTCCGAATATTGCTGCTATTATTGATATTTATCCTACTCATTTGGATTATCATGGAAACCTAGAAAATTATATCGCAGCTAAATGGCATATTACGGCTAATCAAGGCCCAGAAGATGTGTTATTTTTGAATTATGATCAAGAGGTCTTATGGTCTAGACGCTATCAAACCCAAGCAAAAGTTATTCCTTTTTCTTTAGAAACACCACTTGAAGATGGAATTTGGTATAATACTTCGGAAGGAAAGATTTTCTGGAAAAAGGAAGCTGTCATGGACAGAGCGGATTTATTTTTACCAGGAGATCACAATGTTCAGAATGCTCTCGTAGCTATCGGAATTGCTAAAGTATTGGGAGTTTCTAATGCGGTTATTCAAGAAACTTGCCGCCAATTTACAGGGGTTAAACATCGGATTCAATATGTTCAAACGGTGAATAAGCGAAAATTTTATAATGATTCCAAAGCAACGAATAACGAGGCTTGCATGACAGCTTTGAAGAGTTTTAACCAAAGTTTGGTTTGGATTGCAGGAGGCTTAGATCGGGGAAACAGCATTGATGAACTCTTGCCTTACTTGAAAAATGTTCATGCGGCAGTTGTTATGGGAGAAACCCAAGAGAAGTTTGCTCAATTGGTGAAAAAAGCGGGGATCACCCAATTAGAATATGCCAAAGATATTGAAGAAGCGACTCAAAAAGCGTATGCGATGAGTAAAGAAGATGATATTATTTTATTATCTCCAGCTTGTGCAAGTTGGGATCAATACCCTAATTTTGAAGTTAGAGGGGATCGCTTTATTCAAGCAATAAGTCAATTAGAGAATTTGTAA
- the ftsA gene encoding cell division protein FtsA: protein MVRPKTYVGLDIGTTSVKVVVAENVNQRLNIIGVGSQRSEGLSRGVIVDIDKTVEAIRSAVSQAEQKSNIKINEVIVGVPSNQINIEPCYGMIAVSGENREITDKDIYNVLSAAKVRAVPPEREIISVVPEEFIVDGFDGIRDPRGMIGVRLELYASMITGPKTIIHNIKRCVEKAGLVIGDFVVQPLANAEVALSEDERDFGTILIDLGGGQSTASVLHEGQLKFSYVDQEGGEYVTKDISTILNTTLDNAERIKLEYGYASSKKARPDEYFPVETIGKKEPTKVDEQYLAEIIEARLQQIYETLKKALDQVEAFDLPGGLVITGGASSLPGAVELAESILGEEARFYIPEEVGLRNPSYTTAYGIVAYAAKLPDIYHVAQGRSKQAKQPLHPTEHRSYEPKPADHVAPSYSEEGYGQESTKENSYEKKVKQLISSEDGGFMQKVRNIIDDIFN from the coding sequence ATGGTTCGACCAAAAACATATGTAGGGTTAGACATTGGAACCACTTCCGTGAAAGTCGTTGTTGCCGAAAATGTTAATCAACGTTTAAATATTATCGGCGTAGGTAGTCAACGCTCTGAAGGCTTAAGTCGAGGGGTTATTGTTGATATCGATAAAACCGTCGAAGCGATTAGAAGTGCAGTAAGTCAAGCCGAGCAAAAATCAAATATCAAGATCAATGAAGTGATTGTGGGGGTGCCTAGCAATCAAATCAATATTGAACCTTGTTATGGGATGATTGCTGTTTCTGGTGAAAACCGTGAAATTACAGATAAGGATATTTATAATGTTTTATCTGCAGCAAAAGTACGTGCGGTGCCACCAGAGAGAGAAATTATTTCTGTTGTACCAGAAGAGTTTATAGTAGACGGCTTTGATGGTATTCGAGATCCAAGAGGAATGATTGGTGTTCGATTAGAATTATACGCAAGTATGATTACTGGACCTAAGACCATTATTCATAACATTAAACGTTGCGTGGAAAAGGCAGGATTGGTAATTGGAGATTTTGTCGTTCAACCATTAGCCAATGCTGAAGTTGCTTTATCAGAAGATGAACGAGATTTTGGAACTATCCTCATTGACTTAGGCGGTGGGCAATCTACGGCAAGTGTATTACATGAAGGCCAATTGAAGTTTTCATATGTCGATCAAGAAGGTGGCGAATACGTAACGAAAGATATTTCGACCATTCTCAACACGACACTTGATAATGCAGAACGCATTAAATTAGAGTATGGCTATGCATCATCTAAGAAGGCTCGACCAGATGAGTATTTCCCTGTGGAAACAATTGGTAAGAAAGAGCCTACGAAAGTAGATGAACAGTATCTCGCTGAAATTATTGAAGCGCGGCTACAGCAAATTTATGAAACCTTGAAGAAAGCTTTGGATCAAGTAGAAGCCTTTGATTTACCTGGAGGATTGGTAATTACAGGGGGAGCTTCTTCTTTACCAGGGGCTGTAGAGTTAGCAGAGTCTATCTTAGGAGAAGAAGCACGCTTCTATATTCCAGAAGAAGTTGGGTTAAGAAACCCAAGCTATACGACGGCTTATGGGATTGTAGCTTATGCAGCGAAGTTACCTGATATCTATCACGTTGCCCAAGGACGTTCAAAGCAGGCCAAACAGCCACTTCATCCGACAGAACACCGTTCGTATGAACCTAAGCCTGCTGATCATGTCGCCCCTTCCTATTCTGAAGAAGGCTATGGGCAAGAAAGCACTAAAGAAAATAGTTACGAAAAGAAAGTGAAGCAATTGATCAGTAGTGAAGACGGTGGCTTTATGCAAAAGGTTCGTAACATTATCGATGATATATTTAATTAA